The region TGAAGCGACTTCTTTTGACTCGAATGTCTAAAGGATTCTGCAGAAAGTTGTCTCTTGCCGTTATTATCGGAAGTTTCGTCTGATTCTCGGTTTACTTCTTGTAAGCGTATGAGTTGTGAATAAGCTCCTTCAGGATCCTTTAGTAATTCTGAGTGTGTTCCTGATCAatatacaaataaaaaatatgcataaaCAAGATTCTGATAATTTGAATTATACTCTATGAATGAATTGAATATTTATGATACCTTTCTCAACCATTTTCCCTCTATGGATCACAGCAATCATGTCAGCATTTCTAATTGTACTCAAGCGATGTGCAACAACAACCGTGGTTCGATTGACCATGATCCTATCTAGAGCCTCTTGAACTACTCTTTCAGATTCTGCATCAAGTGCACTTGTAGCTTCATCTAGAAGAAGAATTCTTGGATTCTTAAGGATTGCCCTTGCGATGGCAATGCGCTGCTTCTGCCCACCAGATAGCTGAGTTCCGTGGTCACCAACCATTGTATCCAATCCCTGGATTCAAAAATTAAAAAGCTCCAAGGTCAGAAATCCAGAAATATCAATTAGTATTAATTTTGAAATTGATGTACTAAACTTTTCTTATTAGAGATAAAGTTAGTTATTAATAATATGTATCAGAATTTGGTTAGAATTTAGAACCTGTGGCAATTTATCAATGAATTTGGCAGCATTTGCAAGTTCAGATGCAGATCTTATCTCTTCAATTGTCGCACCATCTTTACCGTAAGCAATGTTCTCCTTAATGCTGGAAGAAAACAACACCGGCTCCTGGCTGACAAGACCGATTTTCCCTCTGATCCATCTGAGCTGAAACTCTTTCAAGTTAATACCATCAATAAGAACTTCACCCGCCTGTGGATCATAGAATCTTTCTACCAAACTGATAACTGTGGACTTTCCACTTCCACTTTGTCCAACTAACGCCGCAGTTGTACCGCTCGGTATATGAAGAGAGAATCCATTGAATATCAGCTCTTCGGGTCTTGCAGGATAACTAAAATAAACTTCCTTTAACTCAACTTGACCTTGAATGTCTTCCAATGTTTTTCCATTTGGATCATAAGTATCTATCTCTGGTTTCCTCTTAATTGTCTCAAACATTTTGTAAGCCGCCGCCTGACCCGCCGCAAAAGCACTCAGACTTGGTGATGCCTGGCCTAGAGACCTAAAAAAAAATACATATCCATCATAAGAAAAAATCATCTGAATAAGAAGTTCTCAAACTTGCTTGTCAACAAAAAGGCATACAAATTATGATTACTTACATGGAAGCAGTTAACACGGCGATAATCACATTAATCACGGTGCCGCCATTATATCCTTTTTCGATTATCATCTTCGCACCAAACCATACAGCTAAAGCATAACCACAGAAAATAACAAACATAACTGTGCCTAAGCCTACTCCAGCTATAGTACCTTCAAAAACTCCTGATTTGTAAGCATCTACAAGAAATACTTTATAACTAGACACTGCTTGCTTTTCGCCAGTAAAGGATGCAACCTGAACAAATACACAAGACAAGTAGTTAGAATACATGTTTGTTACAATTTTGATGGCATAACCAAATACAACTCATAAGTTAAAGAATTTGTCAAATATCTAACAACATACCGTTCTTATTGAGCCAATTGTTTGTTCAACAACATGTGCAGCTTTCGCATAAGCGGTTTGGCCTTTAGAAGCCATCTTCCCTATGATAACAGCCATGGCAGCACCTGACACAGCGAGAAGCGGAAGAGTCGACATCATAACAAGAGTAAGAAGCCACCCTTTGGTAAATGCTATTGCAAAACCACCAATGAATGTTGCTATCAGCTGCAGAAATTTCCCAACCTGTTTTCTCAAACACAAAATTTAACCTTCAATCAGTAAATTAAATTCAAACTATCTAACCTTTTACTCCAAAATCATAATCTACATTCATCTCCAAAATTCATACCTTCTCACCCATGGCATCTTGAATTAGAACAGTATCACCAGACATTCTTCCTACAACTTctcctgtgtttgtttctttaTCAAAGAATGCAACATCTTGTCTTAGTATTGTTTTCAAATACAATCCTCTAATTCTCGCCGCTTGTCTTTCTCCGGTGACCATCCAACAACTCACCTCTTAAAACAGAAAAACAATTCACAATTTTAGTATCTTTTTTCTTCATATATCTATAAAACTATCATCATCATCTAAATTACAAAATATATATACTTACGTAAAAATGCTGCCACACCACATCCTACGGCCAAATAAACAAATCTCAGAGATACCTGTAATGaatttcatcatcaaaataaATCAAAAACTGTCATTAATGAATTCATTCATTATTAATATAATTTTGTTGCATGATTTCTATTTTACCTTGGACACTTGTTCAACAACATCATCTATGTTACTTTGGTTACTACCGAAACTATTTATCATTTGACCAAACAACAAAGTCATGAGAGGTAAACCCAAACCGTTTCCAACAGCACCTATAGTTCCAACCACCATTAACAAAATGTCTGTAGAATCTGCAAAAGTGAATAATTTGTGAAATGGAACTGTCTCTTGTTTTTCCTTTTCTTTCTCCTTTTCACCCTTTGTACTTGTTTCTACACCATTCTTTTCAGAAGTTGTTGCTTCATCATGCTTATGATTATTTCCTATCTCATCACTACCATTCTCCACATCCATCTCAGATCAATAATCTCTTGTAATCAGCTTCTCAAACTATGAAAAACAAAAATTAGCTTGTTAATTAATAAACTATCTATAGTACATGTTTGAAGGTTGAATTGAAAAGGAAAAGTGGTTTTTAAAGGTGATAAAGTTTGAGGACAGAGTTGTCATTTAAAAAACTAAGTAAAAGTTTCTTTGACTAAACGTGAACGGAAGTAGGAACGCTTAGAAAACGTGAAGCAACAAAAAAGATGATTTGGTAACTACTTGATAAACTAAAACGTGTGCTTCTTAATGCTTCCAAGTAAGATTGGTTCACACAGCTATCTTATGAACATGTATTCAGGTTTACTCACTTGGAATTATCCAAAAAAAGCAACAAATGTGAACAACAAGTTTTCATCAAAATAAATGCGAAAACAAAAATAGATGTTTCATGTATGAGTCAACGGATCTAGCCGAGAAAGTTAGGGCTGCTAACATGCTATTTGTAGCTATCTCCCAAAAATGCTGCatttctttttcaaaaaaaaagtttCAAATTATAGAGGTAAAAAAAAAGATGATGAAGTTATAACTAAACAGTTATAACTTGATGAAGATTAAAACAGAAATGTATAAATGGAAGAATATGAATGAAGAGACCTGTGTGAAGAGACACAGAAAGAAGGAAAGAACAAGAGAGGTGGTGATATAATTTGAATGATGGGTTGACAAAAAAGAGTAGGTAACTTAGATCTGAATTTATAAGGTTATATAATGAAATATATAAGTAGTATAGTTGAATATATGTTATGGTTGATTTGATTTAGTGGGGATATATAATATTCTATGGTAGTGCAATAGTATATTTGACTGTTATTATTGCTTAAAGCGCAAGTATCGAATTCTTTGGTGGTAGGAGACTACTAATTACTAACCATGGCATTAATATCGTGGAATGGGTATCTTCATTCGTCATGGATGACTTGTATAGTTCTATTGGAATTTTATATAGAAAAAAAATGATTTGATATTTGAagtattgtattgtattgtaaATTATATTACTGTGTGTGTATACACTCTGTTTTGCACACCTTTATACATTCGTTTATAAATTAGTATATTTTAAAAAGAATAACTTGGTTAACTTGGTTATCTCATCCGTTCAAAAAAACTTTGCTTATTTAAAATTATGTTGGTATTTTTCATCGTCATAAAATACCATCATATGTTGTTTCTTGAGTTTCATACCTTTTCTAAAACTTATGGGTGGGTTAGTTAATGTTTCATAAATATGTAATTCTATAGGATAAGCGTGTTAAGATTTGATAGAGTCAAATTTGAATCATATAGTTATGGAAAAAGTAAATTTTGACAAAGTTAAAATTTAATATTTGGTAGATGAATTAATTAGAGATTATTTGATGTGCAAGTAATCTCATCTATAAATGGAAAGATATCCTACTATTGTAAGTTATTGTATCAGGGAAATTCAGTTAGAATAAACGCAAAAAGAAACTCTATAGAATTTGATCCATCTTCTTTCCTCTCtctcaaaaccctaatttctcttCTCTTTCCCAATTCACTTTCACATATTTCTTTTCTTCGCATATCATTGTGCACGGGAATTATCTTGCAACCAATGAGTGGTTGAatcactcgagtgaagagtggGAAACGAGAAGAACGATCAATCAAAAAGATTGATTCTCGTTCAATCAAGATTGGGGTTaatttccaacatctggtatctagagcactgCGTGCGATTCTTGGGAAGCATAACACAATGAATCATCCGAACGGGAATTTTCGAACTAACCTTCCAATCTTGAATGGTAAGAATTATGAAAATTAGTGTAAGCTGATGAATGTTTTCCTCTACTATCATAATCTTTGGGATCTTATAAAGAATGAAGTAACATCAATTGGAGAGAATGTAACGGATGAACAAAAGACTGCACACAAAGATTtaaagaagaaagattataaagtTATCTTTgtaatccatcaatgtgttgatccACACAACTTTGAGAAAATTGGTGATGCAGACTCAGCAAAGGAAGCATGGGACATCCTAGAGAAATCGTTTGGAGGTGTTAGAAGGTGAAAGAGGCGAAGTTACAAACTCAAAaaagaatgtatgaattgcttcatATGGAAGAAACTGAAAGTGTGCCTGATTTCTTCACTATGGTTACGAAActagtgaatcaaatcaaggtgTGTGGAGAAGTATTGAGGATAAGATCGATAGTTTCAAAGATTTAAGGTCATTAGCTCCAAAATTCGAtcatgtggtagtagccatagaagaatcGAAAGATTTTTCAAGCATGACAAAAGAAGAGCTCCAAGGaacgcttgaatctcatgaacaaagaatggatgGAAGATTTGTAGGGAAAACGAAAGGTGATGTAGCTTTCCATGCGAAATCATCAAAAGAACAGAAAGACAAAGGAAGATGGAACAGTAACAGAGGTGTAAAAGGATACAACAATTCAAATGGTAGAGGTAACCAACAAGAAGGAAATACAATGAATCAAAGAAGAACCTTAAACCAAAGAAATCACAAAGATGGTGgtgcaggtagaggaagaggtggtggaAGAAAATCTGATAAGAGTCACATTCAATGCTACAATTATCAAAAGCATGTTCACTATGCTAGTGATTATCCtgaaaacaaaagaaacaatCAAGAAACCGATGCAAAAATTGAGAGGCACGGAGAAGAAGAGATGTTGGTGATGGTCACAGTGAAAGATAAAGGAAGATTCAAGGACTAATGGTACTTAGACTCgggatgctcatcacacatgactggaaggaaagattggtttgaAAATATAAGTCCCTCGATGAAGAACAAGGTAAAATTCATAAATGATAATAACCTGACTACGGAAGGTATTGATGTTCTAATCATGAGGAAAGATGAAAAAAGGTCAGTGATTTCCAATGTATTGTACTCATACCAGGCATGAAAAGCAATTTGCTCAACATATGGAAACTGATCGAGAAGAATTACAAGGTGTTGATCAAAGataagatgatgagagttctcgactcgGGTGGTAGATTAATCTTTAAGGCACCTATGTCTTAAAAcagaaccttcaagattgaactatATGTGATGGAGGATAAGTGTATGGAAACTATAGTGAGTAGAGATGAATTGCTATGACACTACATACTTGGCCATCTCAACTTTAAAGACATAAGAAATATGAAAAGAAGAAACATGGATTCAGGATTATCAGAAATTAACTctccaaatgaagtgtgtgaagaatgtgttcAGGAAAAGAAACACAAGAATAACCTCAGTGAAGATGCAAAAATTaagtcgaaggcaattcttgaagtgatatactttgatgtatgtggtcctatcCAAGTAGATttgattggaggtaacaaatactttgtcaAACTCATAAATGATTTTAGTGAAAAACTTTGGACATActgtttaccttgaaaattggtaaacaatcgttgatcttccaaatttctaaatttggttacttgcaggatcaatcagattgatcctaggacatgtgttaATTATTTTGAAAATGAATTTTGGTAGTAGCGAATGCTCCAATAATAAGCGCAAAATTAGAGTttgaaaactaataaaaagggtGATATGAACGAGAGATATTGTAAAGGACTTGTAAATGACGAAGTAAATATTGAAAGTAAGGAAATCTTAAGACTGTAAAGTAAATGTTGAAAGCAAGGAAAAAAGCAAGGAAATCTTAAAACTGTAAATGACAAAGTAAAAGGAGGGTGTTTGGAATGAAGAAGTAAGGAATTATATTTCTGGAAAAAGTAAAGATAAATTTATATTGCTTTGAAGTAACTAACAATGGTGTAAACAAACGTACATTTTGTGATTTATGATTCTTCTTCACATGAGTACTTGGTAAATTTACAGGTTTTTGTACATACTTTGATACACACTTTTCTAACACTAAGATCCTATATTTATATTGAATCGAGATAACTGTTTCTGATGGTtcttcaatcacgtcgagacaTATGGCGCCTTGCATGTGCGTATTTATCTAATATGCTCCACGTGTGCTCTCAACGATTTCTGATGAGGGCGAAGTTCCATCCCTTATTTGAGTTTTGAATCTTTGATCGAAAGCCATTTTTAACCTTCTTTAAGAGACCTTTTCTGGAATCTCAACTGTATGCTGACCCTTATTACCCTTGTCCAGTCGAATCACCCCCAACTGGTCAAAAATAGTTACACATATAatttcctttattttgttttggtaattcttaatgggcgtcgaaaatatgagctaacaaattgcccTCCAAAAATGGTATTTTTCGACACTTGTGACAAAAAGACATTTTTTGAGACCTTGTTTCGACGCCTTAATAACTCTGATATTGTGCCAAATGTCCCAATGTTAGCAAAACTTTTCAGTTTCTCCAACTTGTCTGGTGACGTCAGAGGCATCATTGACTTTTTCCTACCCACGTCTTTTCCGACCACAGCCGAATCTTTTCACTCATTACGTTTCCTAGACTCTAGGAAATCATGGGCTACAACATTAATTGACATCTCCATTACACTGCCCAAGGGAGACATGTGTCTCACTAACTAGTCAATCATGAATACTGGTTTGAAACGCTCTCTCTTCCAAGCATGCCTATAAAACTCACCAACTTACCCATTTCACATTTTTTACGCCTTCTGAATTTCCAAACACTCTAGCTTTCCTTTCTTCAAACATTCTTCAACTAAACCCAGATTTCCTTCAAGCTCTAACAATGGCAACCTCAAGCAAAGCTCTTAAGGGAACATGTGTCTCTGTCAAAACCACCACCAACAGGACAAAAGCTCCAAATAAGATCTCTGAACTTCCTCCATTCCCCACGTTGTCTTCTCCACTCGCGGTTAGCAACCGACAATACATACCAAAGCCCCAGACAGAAGAACAACGCAAAATTTATGCTTCTCAGGTACTCATTCCTATTTCTGTTTCTAAAAAGACTTATGCATTATCTGGGCCCTTAGCTGATTTAGATGTTGATGCTAGTAAGCTTAGAGAATTCTTTCCCTCTTACCACAAATGTAAACCCATATGGCAAGCTAGAAACCCTAGAACTGAAACCACCTCCACTGAAAACCCTAAGGATGGGGATATTATATATCTGAGATTTATGAATAATGGTTTCAGAGCCTTTCGTATTACTCCCACCTTTAAAGATCTTACTGATTACCTAAACTAGTTAACCAAAGTAGAGAAAGCTAAAGCCTAGGCTTGGAAAGACATAGGAATATATGACCTGATTATGTTGTCGAAACTGAATTTAGATTACAACATTCCCATGTTGATTTCCTCGTTGTACTTATGGGACATTACACATTACACCTTCCACCTTCCCTATGGTATGGCCATGCCAGCCCTTTTTGACATGGCC is a window of Lathyrus oleraceus cultivar Zhongwan6 chromosome 6, CAAS_Psat_ZW6_1.0, whole genome shotgun sequence DNA encoding:
- the LOC127091914 gene encoding ABC transporter B family member 21, with amino-acid sequence MDVENGSDEIGNNHKHDEATTSEKNGVETSTKGEKEKEKEKQETVPFHKLFTFADSTDILLMVVGTIGAVGNGLGLPLMTLLFGQMINSFGSNQSNIDDVVEQVSKVSLRFVYLAVGCGVAAFLQVSCWMVTGERQAARIRGLYLKTILRQDVAFFDKETNTGEVVGRMSGDTVLIQDAMGEKVGKFLQLIATFIGGFAIAFTKGWLLTLVMMSTLPLLAVSGAAMAVIIGKMASKGQTAYAKAAHVVEQTIGSIRTVASFTGEKQAVSSYKVFLVDAYKSGVFEGTIAGVGLGTVMFVIFCGYALAVWFGAKMIIEKGYNGGTVINVIIAVLTASMSLGQASPSLSAFAAGQAAAYKMFETIKRKPEIDTYDPNGKTLEDIQGQVELKEVYFSYPARPEELIFNGFSLHIPSGTTAALVGQSGSGKSTVISLVERFYDPQAGEVLIDGINLKEFQLRWIRGKIGLVSQEPVLFSSSIKENIAYGKDGATIEEIRSASELANAAKFIDKLPQGLDTMVGDHGTQLSGGQKQRIAIARAILKNPRILLLDEATSALDAESERVVQEALDRIMVNRTTVVVAHRLSTIRNADMIAVIHRGKMVEKGTHSELLKDPEGAYSQLIRLQEVNRESDETSDNNGKRQLSAESFRHSSQKKSLQRSISRGSSLGNSSRHSFSVSFGLPTGVNVADPEIEDLPTKEKAQEIPLSRLASLNKPEIPVLLIGCLAAIGNGVILPIFGVLISSIIKTFYEPFDEMKKDSKFWAIMFMLLGLASLVVIPARGYFFSVAGCKLIERIRLICFEKVVSMEVGWFDEPENSSGAVGARLSADAASVRALVGDALGLLVQNLATALAGLIIAFVASWQLALIILVLIPLIGVNGYVQMKFMKGFSADAKMMYEEASQVANDAVGSIRTVASFCAEDKVMELYRKKCEGPMKTGIRQGIISGTGFGVSFFLLFCVYATSFYAGARLVKAGDATFSDVFRVFFALTMAAIGVSQSSSFAPDSSKAKSATASIFGMIDKKSKIDPSDESGTTLDSVKGEIELRHISFKYPSRPDIPIFRDLNLTIHSGKTVALVGESGSGKSTVIALLQRFYDPDSGVITLDGIEIRELQLKWLRQQMGLVSQEPVLFNDTIRANIAYGKGGNATEAEIIAASELANAHRFISGLQHGYDTVVGERGTQLSGGQKQRVAIARAIIKSPKILLLDEATSALDAESERVVQDALDKVMVNRTTVVVAHRLSTIKNADVIAVVKNGVIVEKGRHETLINVKDGFYASLVQLHTSAKTV
- the LOC127095580 gene encoding uncharacterized protein LOC127095580; amino-acid sequence: MNVFLYYHNLWDLIKNEVTSIGENVTDEQKTAHKDLKKKDYKVIFVIHQCVDPHNFEKIGDADSAKEAWDILEKSFGGVRSESNQGVWRSIEDKIDSFKDLRSLAPKFDHVVVAIEESKDFSSMTKEELQGTLESHEQRMDGRFVGKTKGDVAFHAKSSKEQKDKGRWNSNRGVKGYNNSNGRGNQQEGNTMNQRRTLNQRNHKDGGAGRGRGGGRKSDKSHIQCYNYQKHVHYASDYPENKRNNQETDAKIERHGEEEMLVMVTVKDKGRFKD